One Ictalurus furcatus strain D&B chromosome 24, Billie_1.0, whole genome shotgun sequence DNA segment encodes these proteins:
- the LOC128600703 gene encoding putative gustatory receptor clone PTE03, with protein MDNFTSVTYFTLEGHVSLEHYRYFYFIFTLSVYIMIICFNSVIISVIYKNKHLHEPMYIFIAALLCNALFGTAALYPKLLTDLLSEKQITSYETCIFQAFCVYTYASSEFVLLSAMAYDRYVSICKPLHYATLVKMNIVRKLIFLSWFLPCCTIGITVVLTSRLQLCKFKLNRIYCDNYSIVKLSCKETSLNNIYGLFIFSITVFPPVFFIIYSYFRILSVCLKNSKHFRRKALQTCLPHLLIFIIFSVNTCFEIINSRIDSNQIPHIITMILSVEYLLVPPLFNPIIYGLKLQEIFNSIRRLISCKKRTRVSF; from the coding sequence aTGGATAATTTTACCAGTGTTACATATTTCACACTGGAGGGACATGTGAGTTTAGAGCATTATagatacttttattttatatttactctctctgtctatataaTGATAATTTGCTTTAATTCTGTTATAATTTCTGtcatatacaaaaacaaacacttacatGAGCCCATGTACATTTTCATTGCTGCTTTGCTTTGTAATGCTCTCTTTGGAACAGCTGCTCTGTATCCTAAACTGCTCACTGATTTACTGTCTGAAAAACAAATCACTTCTTATGAAACTTGTATATTTCAGGCATTTTGTGTGTACACATATGCTTCATCAGAATTTGTGCTGTTATCAGCTATGGCCTATGACAGATATGTGTCCATCTGTAAACCATTACATTATGCAACTcttgtaaaaatgaacattgtTAGAAAGCTAATATTTTTGTCATGGTTTTTGCCTTGTTGTACAATTGGTATAACAGTTGTACTAACATCCAGACTTCAGCTgtgtaaatttaaattaaacagaATATACTGTGATAATTATTCAATTGTGAAATTAAGCTGTAAAGAAACATCTCTTAATAACATATATggactttttattttcagcattaCTGTATTTCCTCCAGTGTTCTTCATAATCTACTCGTATTTTAGgatactgtctgtctgtttaaagAATTCTAAACATTTCAGAAGAAAAGCTCTACAGACCTGTTTACCACATcttctcattttcataattttttctgTCAACACTTGTTTTGAAATTATAAATTCTCGAATAGACTCTAATCAAATTCCCCACATTATTACCATGATCCTGTCAGTTGAATATTTACTTGTTCCTCCTCTATTCAATCCCATAATATATGGATTAAAACTGCAGGAGATTTTCAATAGTATCAGGAGACTAATTTCCTGTAAAAAGAGGACTCGAGTTTCTTTTTAG